A window of Tautonia plasticadhaerens contains these coding sequences:
- a CDS encoding fumarylacetoacetate hydrolase family protein, with the protein MQLAKFLDPESGLPRLGLIEGDSLRPLRGSRRIATILHATDPAAEAARRLDPDRPALPVSSIRLLPPVDDHEIWAAGVTYIRSKVARQEESEQGGSFYDLVYSADRPELFFKATAGRAVGHGAPIRVRSDTKWSVPEPELALVLDDTLRLVGLSIGNDVSARDIEGRNPLYLPQAKVYESSCALGPCVTLISAVPDPADLAITLEILRDGSPVFSGDTSTSRLARPLDDLISWLGRDQSFPDGVVLLTGTGIVPPDEFSLRAGDVVRIAIEGLGTLENPVAAR; encoded by the coding sequence ATGCAGCTTGCGAAATTTCTCGACCCCGAGTCCGGCCTCCCCCGCCTCGGCCTGATCGAGGGCGACTCCCTCCGCCCCCTGCGCGGATCCCGGCGGATCGCGACGATCCTCCACGCCACCGACCCCGCCGCCGAGGCCGCCCGACGCCTCGACCCCGACCGCCCCGCCCTCCCCGTCTCCTCGATCCGGCTGCTCCCCCCCGTCGACGACCACGAGATCTGGGCCGCCGGCGTCACCTACATCCGCAGCAAGGTCGCCCGCCAGGAGGAATCCGAGCAGGGGGGCTCCTTCTACGACCTCGTCTACTCCGCCGACCGCCCCGAGCTGTTCTTCAAGGCCACCGCCGGCCGGGCCGTCGGCCACGGCGCCCCGATCCGGGTCCGGTCCGACACGAAATGGTCCGTCCCCGAGCCCGAGCTGGCCCTGGTGCTCGACGACACCCTCCGCCTCGTCGGCCTCTCGATCGGCAACGACGTCTCGGCCCGGGACATCGAGGGCCGGAACCCCCTGTATCTCCCCCAGGCCAAGGTCTACGAGTCCTCCTGCGCCCTCGGCCCCTGCGTCACCCTCATCTCCGCCGTCCCCGACCCCGCCGACCTCGCCATCACCCTGGAGATCCTCCGGGACGGCTCCCCTGTCTTCTCGGGAGACACCTCCACCTCCCGGCTCGCCCGACCCCTCGACGACCTCATCTCCTGGCTCGGCCGGGACCAGTCCTTCCCCGACGGCGTCGTCTTGCTCACCGGCACCGGCATCGTCCCCCCCGACGAGTTCTCCCTCCGGGCCGG